In the genome of Vicia villosa cultivar HV-30 ecotype Madison, WI linkage group LG7, Vvil1.0, whole genome shotgun sequence, one region contains:
- the LOC131620517 gene encoding putative pentatricopeptide repeat-containing protein At3g25970, with protein MQRLQSLIRASPITLPSLKATHCLAIKSGSISDLYTANNLITSYSKCAQLPLAHQLFDEMPHRDTVSWNAVISCYANTGDLDYTWKLLNNMRISGHVVDSHTFGSILKGVARAGGLDLGKQIHSVMIKMRFNENVFSGSALLDMYAKCGRVDDALVVFRYMPECNFVSWNTLIAGYSRVGDVEMAFWLLRCQEMDGVGIDDGTVAPLLTLLDGVEFCSLVMQLHCKIMKHGLGDFNIVSNALIMAYSECYCLQDAERVFDGAATCRDLVTWNSLLAAYLLHKKEDLAFGVFIDMQSFGFEPDDYSYTGVISHCFVKHHKSRGESLHGLVIKRGLQVSVPVSNALIAMYLGFDNRGMEDASKIFFSMDVKDCCTWNSVLAGYVQVGWSEEALRLFVQMRYLFVEIDDYTFSAVIRCCSDLATLQLGQQVHVLSLKVGFDTNKYVGSSLIFMYSKCGVIEDARKSFETTFSDNAIVWNSIIFGYAQHGQGNIALELFNLMRERKMKPDHITFVAVLTACSHNGLVEEGRKIIQSMESDFGIPLRMEHYACAVDLYGRAGHLEEAKALVETMPFEPDAMVLRTLLGACRSCGDIELASHVAKTLLELEPEDHSTYVLLSDLYGRLKMWDKKASVTRLMRERHVKKVPGWSWIEVKNEVHAFNAEDHSHPQSEEIYKLLLQLKEGTKLFDNFVG; from the coding sequence ATGCAGAGACTCCAATCCCTTATTCGAGCTTCACCCATTACACTACCTTCTCTGAAAGCAACCCATTGTCTAGCAATCAAGTCAGGTTCCATATCAGACCTCTACACAGCCAACAACCTCATAACATCATACTCAAAATGTGCTCAACTTCCCCTTGCTCACCAACTGTTCGACGAAATGCCTCACAGAGATACCGTATCATGGAATGCAGTCATTTCATGCTACGCAAACACCGGAGACCTGGATTATACATGGAAACTCCTCAACAATATGAGAATCTCCGGTCACGTAGTTGACAGCCACACATTTGGGAGCATTCTTAAAGGTGTTGCTCGAGCTGGCGGCCTTGATCTTGGAAAGCAGATACATTCGGTTATGATTAAGATGAGGTTTAATGAGAATGTGTTTTCAGGGAGTGCGCTTCTTGACATGTATGCCAAGTGTGGTAGAGTTGATGATGCATTGGTTGTGTTTCGGTATATGCCAGAGTGTAATTTCGTGTCGTGGAACACGTTGATTGCGGGTTATTCGCGAGTTGGTGATGTTGAGATGGCGTTTTGGTTGCTGAGATGTCAGGAGATGGATGGTGTTGGGATTGACGATGGGACGGTGGCTCCGCTTTTGACATTGCTTGATGGTGTTGAGTTTTGCAGCTTGGTAATGCAGCTGCATTGTAAAATTATGAAGCACGGGCTGGGGGATTTTAATATTGTCTCCAATGCTCTTATCATGGCGTACTCAGAGTGCTATTGTTTACAAGATGCTGAGAGAGTGTTCGATGGTGCTGCCACGTGTCGCGATCTAGTTACATGGAATTCCTTGCTTGCGGCTTACTTGCTTCACAAGAAAGAAGATCTTGCGTTTGGAGTTTTCATTGACATGCAGAGTTTTGGGTTTGAGCCTGATGATTATAGTTATACTGGGGTCATCAGTCATTGTTTTGTCAAACACCACAAAAGCCGTGGAGAATCTTTACATGGGTTGGTGATAAAAAGAGGGCTTCAGGTTTCTGTGCCTGTTTCTAATGCTTTGATTGCCATGTATCTTGGATTTGATAATAGGGGCATGGAAGATGCATCGAAAATCTTCTTTTCCATGGATGTTAAAGATTGTTGTACATGGAATTCTGTTTTGGCAGGGTATGTGCAGGTTGGTTGGAGTGAGGAAGCCTTGAGGTTGTTTGTGCAAATGAGATATCTTTTTGTAGAAATTGATGACTATACTTTTTCCGCTGTCATCAGATGTTGTTCAGATTTAGCAACACTGCAGCTAGGTCAACAGGTTCATGTTTTGTCACTTAAAGTAGGCTTTGATACAAATAAATATGTCGGGAGTTCATTGATCTTCATGTATTCTAAATGTGGTGTCATAGAAGATGCTAGGAAATCTTTTGAAACAACTTTCAGTGACAATGCAATTGTTTGGAACTCGATCATCTTTGGGTATGCACAACACGGACAAGGAAACATTGCACTTGAACTCTTTAACTTAATGAGAGAGAGGAAGATGAAACCTGATCATATAACCTTTGTCGCAGTTCTCACTGCATGTAGTCATAATGGGCTCGTAGAAGAAGGCCGTAAAATTATACAATCTATGGAGTCTGATTTTGGTATTCCGCTGCGAATGGAGCACTATGCTTGTGCAGTTGATCTCTATGGTCGGGCTGGGCATCTAGAGGAGGCAAAAGCTTTGGTTGAAACAATGCCTTTTGAACCTGATGCAATGGTGTTGAGAACTTTATTAGGTGCCTGTAGAAGTTGTGGTGATATTGAATTAGCTAGTCATGTGGCAAAAACATTGCTAGAGTTGGAGCCTGAGGATCACAGCACTTATGTTCTGCTCTCGGACCTTTATGGGCGTCTGAAGATGTGGGATAAAAAAGCTAGTGTAACTAGGCTGATGCGAGAAAGACATGTGAAAAAGGTTCCTGGTTGGAGTTGGATAGAAGTGAAAAATGAAGTGCATGCTTTCAATGCTGAAGATCACTCTCACCCTCAGAGTGAGGAGATATACAAACTGTTACTACAATTAAAAGAGGGGACTAAGTTGTTTGATAATTTTGTAGGTTAA